From the Chthoniobacterales bacterium genome, one window contains:
- a CDS encoding HdeD family acid-resistance protein: MNESNGIGIATVADTLSHNWWLLALRGLTAVIFGVLTFIWPAISLFALIMLFGAFALVNGVLSVFLAAKAPKGYPRFGSLLIGGLLGIFTGFLTFFWPGLTALGLLIMIAAWAIATGVMEIVAAIKLRKKIKGEWLLVLAGICSVAFGIMLLLMPGPGALVLVLWIGAYALVSGILLIILAFKMRKLGNETDFATAAARA, translated from the coding sequence ATGAATGAATCAAATGGAATTGGTATCGCCACCGTGGCTGACACGCTCAGCCACAATTGGTGGCTGCTTGCATTGCGCGGCCTGACCGCGGTGATCTTCGGCGTCCTGACCTTCATCTGGCCGGCGATCTCGCTCTTCGCGCTCATCATGTTGTTCGGCGCATTTGCCCTGGTGAACGGCGTCCTGTCCGTTTTCCTGGCGGCAAAAGCACCGAAAGGTTATCCGCGCTTTGGCAGCCTCTTGATCGGAGGACTGCTCGGCATTTTCACCGGGTTTCTGACGTTCTTCTGGCCCGGCCTGACCGCGCTCGGACTACTCATAATGATCGCGGCGTGGGCGATCGCGACGGGAGTGATGGAGATCGTCGCGGCAATCAAGCTCCGCAAAAAAATCAAGGGCGAATGGCTTCTCGTCCTGGCTGGAATCTGTTCGGTTGCGTTCGGTATAATGCTGCTGCTCATGCCCGGGCCGGGTGCGCTCGTCCTGGTTTTATGGATCGGGGCGTATGCCCTGGTCTCCGGCATTCTGCTCATAATCCTTGCATTCAAAATGCGGAAACTGGGGAACGAAACGGACTTTGCCACAGCCGCGGCGCGCGCCTGA
- a CDS encoding YdeI/OmpD-associated family protein: MATKDPRVDAYIAKSADFAKPILKHLRKIVHTGCPQVVETIKWSMPHFDYRGVMAGMGAFKEHCAFGFWKSELILPPDKNAEKTAMGSFGCIKSLADLPSDKRLIGYVKKAAALNDAGIKAPWQTTRKKKASFTVPDYFTAALKKNSKARKTFEDFSPSHRREYVEWVGEAKREETRQQRLAQSIEWLSEGKPRHWKYMPAKK; encoded by the coding sequence ATGGCCACCAAGGATCCCAGAGTTGACGCTTACATTGCAAAATCGGCCGACTTCGCAAAGCCGATCCTGAAGCACTTGCGCAAGATCGTTCACACCGGCTGCCCCCAAGTCGTGGAGACAATAAAATGGTCGATGCCCCATTTCGATTACAGGGGGGTGATGGCTGGCATGGGCGCGTTCAAGGAACATTGCGCTTTTGGCTTCTGGAAGTCGGAACTCATTCTTCCCCCTGACAAAAATGCGGAGAAGACTGCGATGGGCAGCTTCGGCTGCATCAAGTCGCTGGCGGATTTGCCCAGCGATAAGAGGCTCATTGGGTATGTGAAAAAAGCAGCCGCGTTAAATGACGCGGGAATCAAGGCCCCCTGGCAGACGACAAGGAAAAAGAAAGCGTCGTTTACTGTTCCCGATTATTTCACGGCGGCGTTAAAAAAGAACTCGAAGGCGCGAAAAACGTTCGAGGATTTTTCGCCAAGTCACCGGCGCGAATACGTCGAGTGGGTGGGCGAGGCGAAGCGCGAGGAGACGCGCCAGCAGCGCCTGGCTCAATCCATCGAGTGGCTCTCCGAAGGGAAGCCGCGCCATTGGAAGTACATGCCGGCCAAAAAATAG
- a CDS encoding MerR family transcriptional regulator, whose product MKAPTREIELFDPSPNAVYTIEAAAHLVDTSRRTILVYCKHRLLSPMKNAANGAYSFDRNNIRALRRIEALRRVCGDDLAGIRMILELTEALENLHSQLRAVSAKPAAREPQDKSRRDREKKSSRSIRPKTNPRRKRK is encoded by the coding sequence ATGAAAGCGCCGACGCGCGAAATCGAATTGTTCGATCCTTCTCCGAACGCGGTTTACACGATCGAAGCGGCGGCCCATCTGGTCGACACCTCGCGTCGAACCATTCTCGTTTACTGCAAGCACCGGCTGCTTTCGCCAATGAAGAATGCCGCTAATGGCGCCTACTCTTTCGATCGAAATAATATTCGCGCTCTGCGCCGAATCGAAGCGCTCCGCCGGGTCTGCGGCGACGACCTGGCCGGGATCAGGATGATCCTGGAGCTCACCGAGGCGCTGGAAAATCTGCATTCGCAGTTACGCGCGGTGTCGGCCAAACCGGCGGCGAGAGAGCCCCAGGACAAAAGCCGGCGCGATAGAGAAAAAAAATCGTCTCGAAGTATTAGACCGAAAACGAACCCTCGGAGGAAAAGAAAATGA
- a CDS encoding TIR domain-containing protein: MAHDVFISHSSNNRPIANAVCAALESAGIRCWIAPRDVMPGRSYSGEITRAIQQSRAFILIFSEHSNNSEQVLREVQLAANSRLHIIQFRIDAVVPSDDLEYYLSGPHWLDAVTPPLENHLDQLKSSTKALLALPRATEPVGAPRPPAPTAPAPVAPPPPPPAPPAVSTPAFVTPGPAKPGSNAWKWIALAIAGFAALGLVAFVIIFALIRPKPPVAPTPSSSATAAPQVAATVQPKPTAEPTSEPRLSVAPPATSPVVSAEEAERYVKEFNRDMERGDLGATMAYLDDTVDYYAFGPKDKAFIGEQLRQYFAAVPARAFVVGEVKVQPGPKPTVATVIFDTRYSIRDALGTRATGRTRTEWDLVRKSDGLKIIRSNWMTYPDPAPSP, translated from the coding sequence ATGGCGCACGACGTTTTCATTTCCCACTCGAGCAATAATCGGCCGATCGCCAACGCCGTTTGCGCCGCGCTCGAAAGTGCCGGGATCCGCTGCTGGATCGCCCCGCGCGATGTGATGCCGGGCCGATCCTATTCCGGCGAAATCACCCGCGCTATTCAGCAAAGCCGCGCCTTCATCCTGATTTTCTCCGAGCACTCGAACAACTCGGAGCAGGTCTTGCGGGAGGTGCAGCTGGCGGCGAATTCACGGCTCCACATTATCCAGTTCCGCATCGACGCCGTGGTGCCGAGCGACGACCTCGAATATTACCTGAGCGGCCCGCATTGGCTGGATGCGGTCACCCCTCCCCTGGAAAACCATCTCGATCAGCTTAAGAGCTCGACGAAAGCGCTTCTTGCTCTGCCGCGAGCGACCGAGCCGGTTGGCGCACCTCGGCCGCCGGCGCCGACCGCGCCAGCGCCCGTCGCGCCGCCGCCTCCGCCACCGGCCCCGCCCGCTGTTTCCACGCCGGCCTTCGTAACGCCGGGCCCGGCCAAACCGGGCTCTAACGCGTGGAAATGGATCGCACTCGCGATTGCCGGTTTTGCGGCGCTGGGATTGGTCGCGTTCGTCATCATTTTCGCCCTGATCCGCCCCAAGCCGCCGGTTGCGCCAACGCCGTCGTCCAGCGCGACCGCTGCACCTCAGGTCGCCGCGACCGTTCAGCCGAAACCGACTGCGGAACCCACTTCGGAACCCCGCCTCTCGGTCGCGCCGCCGGCGACGAGTCCGGTCGTGAGCGCCGAGGAAGCGGAGCGGTACGTGAAGGAGTTCAATCGCGACATGGAACGCGGCGATCTCGGGGCCACGATGGCTTATCTCGATGACACGGTGGACTACTATGCGTTTGGGCCGAAAGACAAGGCGTTCATCGGCGAGCAACTCCGCCAATACTTCGCCGCCGTGCCGGCGCGCGCCTTTGTGGTGGGCGAGGTGAAAGTGCAGCCCGGTCCGAAGCCGACCGTGGCGACCGTGATCTTCGACACCCGTTACTCCATTCGCGATGCGCTGGGCACTCGGGCGACGGGCCGGACCCGAACGGAATGGGACCTGGTGCGAAAGAGCGATGGGTTGAAGATTATTCGCTCGAATTGGATGACGTATCCGGATCCTGCGCCCTCCCCCTGA
- a CDS encoding tetratricopeptide repeat protein, with protein MKGDAKLWSILNDKLDMLRASNRLPEAIRVAETAFTLAQRAFKPGEKSYIESLERLGQLHDQAGDRAAAKPYLVKAHSYLEKAEPPDDRALFRSSRRLGFVCDNLGETDAALAYYEAAFKAGARLPDIPYSDLGTILNNVALIYRKTGRQKAAEPYYLHALEIYEKQLGPEHPDVASVLNNLAVFYTNERRFAEAEKTHLRALAIREKFHPPTHPDIAQSKCNLAVVYHSNGDYARASELYRASIKTWEAATDKPPEDYEIVASNYADLLRSLGKARQANQLEERARKKRRS; from the coding sequence GGACATGTTGCGGGCCAGCAATCGGTTGCCTGAGGCTATCCGCGTCGCGGAGACGGCGTTCACTCTGGCCCAGCGCGCCTTCAAACCGGGCGAGAAATCCTACATCGAGAGCCTGGAGAGGCTCGGCCAGCTTCACGACCAGGCAGGCGACCGCGCGGCGGCCAAGCCGTACCTGGTAAAGGCGCACTCGTACCTGGAAAAAGCGGAGCCGCCCGATGATCGCGCTCTTTTTCGTTCTTCCCGGCGTCTCGGATTTGTTTGCGATAATCTCGGCGAAACCGACGCCGCGCTCGCCTATTACGAAGCAGCCTTCAAGGCCGGCGCGCGTTTGCCGGATATTCCTTATTCCGATCTCGGAACGATCCTGAACAACGTCGCCTTGATTTATCGTAAGACGGGCCGGCAAAAAGCGGCCGAACCTTATTATCTTCACGCCCTGGAGATTTACGAGAAGCAGCTCGGCCCGGAGCATCCCGACGTCGCTTCGGTCCTCAATAACCTGGCCGTCTTTTACACGAACGAGCGGCGTTTCGCGGAGGCGGAGAAAACCCACCTTCGGGCGTTGGCCATCCGGGAAAAATTCCATCCGCCCACCCATCCCGACATCGCGCAATCGAAATGCAACCTGGCGGTGGTTTACCATTCCAACGGCGACTACGCCCGGGCCTCGGAGCTTTACCGGGCCTCGATCAAGACCTGGGAAGCGGCCACCGACAAACCGCCGGAGGATTACGAGATCGTCGCCTCGAACTACGCCGATCTTTTGCGCTCGTTAGGCAAAGCCCGGCAGGCGAACCAGCTCGAAGAGCGGGCGCGGAAGAAGCGGCGGTCTTAG